A DNA window from Vigna unguiculata cultivar IT97K-499-35 chromosome 10, ASM411807v1, whole genome shotgun sequence contains the following coding sequences:
- the LOC114167122 gene encoding shaggy-related protein kinase theta-like, whose amino-acid sequence MNMMRRLKSIASGRTSISSDPGGDSNSKRAKFEQEIEVKPVEKSNIVETVCTDQDQPVDGPKETTVGMSDVSTVVRIEKPGYDELPKELNEMKIRDEKSKNNNDKDIEATVVSGNGTETGQIITTAIGGRDGQPKQTISYMAERVVGTGSFGVVFQAKCLETGEAVAIKKVLQDKRYKNRELQVMRTVDHPNVVKLKHCFFSTTDKDELYLNLVQEFVPETVYKVSKHYVRMHQHMPMIYVQLYTYQICRALNYLHQVIGVCHRDIKPQNLLVNPQTHQLKICDFGSAKMLVPGEPNISYICSRYYRAPELIFGATEYTTAIDMWSVGCVLAELLLGQPLFPGESGVDQLVEIIKILGTPTREEIRCMNPNYNEFKFPQIKAHPWHKVFHKRMPPEAVDLVSRLLQYSPNLRCTALAACAHPFFDDLRDPNACLPNGRPLPPLFNFTSNELANAPEELRRRLIPEHARS is encoded by the exons ATGAATATGATGCGAAGGTTGAAGAGCATTGCTTCTGGGAGGACTTCCATTTCTTCAGATCCT GGAGGGGATTCTAACTCGAAAAGAGCCAAGTTTGAACAAGAAATTGAAGTGAAGCCTGTTGAGAAATCAAATATTGTTGAGACAGTCTGCACAGATCAGGATCAGCCTGTAGATGGACCAAAAGAAACGACAGTTGGCATGTCCGATGTATCTACAGTAGTTAGAATTGAGAAGCCAGGCTATGATGAGCTTCCCAAAgaattaaatgaaatgaaaattagaGATGAGAAAAGCAAGAACAACAATGACAAG GATATAGAAGCAACTGTTGTGAGTGGTAATGGAACAGAAACAGGTCAAATAATAACAACTGCCATTGGTGGTCGGGATGGACAACCAAAGCAG ACAATCTCATACATGGCTGAACGTGTTGTTGGGACTGGTTCTTTTGGTGTCGTTTTTCAG GCTAAGTGCCTTGAGACCGGTGAAGCAGTTGCCATAAAGAAAGTGCTGCAAGACAAGAGATATAAGAATAGGGAGCTCCAGGTTATGCGCACAGTTGACCATCCGAACGTTGTTAAACTAAAGCACTGCTTCTTTTCAACCACAGACAAAGATGAATTATACCTTAACTTGGTTCAGGAGTTCGTACCTGAAACTGTCTACAAAGTTTCAAAACACTATGTTAGGATGCACCAACATATGCCCATGATTTATGTGCAACTGTATACATACCAG ATATGCCGTGCATTGAATTATTTACATCAAGTTATCGGTGTCTGTCACCGTGACATCAAACCCCAGAATCTACTG GTAAATCCGCAGACACATCAGTTAAAGATATGTGATTTTGGGAGTGCAAAGATGTTG GTGCCTGGTGAACCCAACATATCATACATTTGCTCTCGATATTATAGAGCTCCAGAACTTATATTTGGGGCAACTGAATACACTACCGCTATTGATATGTGGTCTGTTGGTTGTGTTTTAGCTGAGCTACTTCTTGGACAG CCATTGTTTCCTGGTGAAAGTGGGGTTGACCAGTTGGTAGAGATAATCAAG ATCTTGGGAACTCCAACCAGAGAAGAAATAAGGTGCATGAATCCCAACTACAATGAATTTAAGTTTCCTCAGATTAAAGCTCATCCATGGCACAAG GTTTTTCACAAGAGAATGCCACCTGAAGCTGTGGATCTGGTGTCAAGGCTGCTTCAGTATTCTCCAAATCTACGTTGCACTGCT TTGGCTGCATGTGCACATCCATTTTTTGATGATCTCCGGGATCCAAATGCATGCTTGCCAAATGGGCGACCCTTACCTCCTTTGTTCAACTTCACATCTAATG AACTTGCAAATGCACCTGAAGAGTTGCGGCGCCGCCTCATCCCTGAACATGCAAGGAGTTGA